Proteins encoded together in one Cicer arietinum cultivar CDC Frontier isolate Library 1 chromosome 4, Cicar.CDCFrontier_v2.0, whole genome shotgun sequence window:
- the LOC140919991 gene encoding uncharacterized protein — protein sequence MTRDEALRQLKYHLGRAQQQMIKFANCHRKPTKIKEGDWAYLKIRPHRQVTMPTRLHPKLAAKYYGPYLVLKQIGTAAFKFQLPTEARIHPVFHALQLKLDVGKHEVETSLPIDLHGQDPAYTPSQVLGRRTIQQQGEQVQQVLIQWQQKPAEEATWEDVNTIQNQFPEFNLKDKVELEGEGIDRNNEDVNMNKPLLVYYRKKQ from the coding sequence ATGACCAGAGACGAAGCGTTAAGACAACTGAAATATCATTTGGGAAGagcacaacaacaaatgatcaAATTTGCGAACTGTCACCGGAAACCCACCAAGATTAAAGAAGGAGATTGGGCTTACTTAAAAATCAGACCTCACAGGCAGGTTACTATGCCAACACGACTTCATCCTAAACTAGCAGCTAAGTATTATGGTCCTTATTTGGTGTTAAAACAAATTGGGACAGCAGCCTTTAAATTCCAACTTCCAACAGAGGCTCGCATTCATCCGGTTTTCCACGCTTTGCAATTAAAGTTGGATGTGGGAAAACATGAGGTGGAAACATCCCTACCTATAGATTTACATGGGCAGGACCCTGCATATACGCCTTCACAGGTACTGGGCAGAAGAACCATACAACAACAGGGAGAACAAGTGCAACAAGTGCTAATTCAATGGCAGCAAAAGCCTGCAGAGGAGGCCACCTGGGAAGATGTTAATACAATCCAAAATCAATTTCCGGAATTCAACCTTAAGGACAAGGTTGAGCTTGAAGGGGAAGGTATTGATAGGAATAATGAAGATGTAAATATGAATAAACCTTTATTGGTTTATTACAGgaaaaaacaatag